AGAAAATGATTGTTTTGAACTTGCATGAAGGCTGTCTGCCTTACAAATACAGACCGTTAATTACCCAGTTGATTTGCTGAGGCAGGGTACAAAATCCTTCTCTTCTGCTGGCAAAGTAACGGTCAGGCATGTCTTACTGGTGGCAAATCAGTATATAAAGACAAAACTTTTGAAGTCATATATTCTACATCCCTCATTTTATAGGTAGATAAACTGAGCCCTAAAGAAAGGAAGCAATTTGCCAAAGGTCACATTAATAGCAGAATCCAGATCAGAATGAAGGTCTCCCAATTTCTAATCCAATATTACTTCTTGCAGGTGCAGCTGCTTCTGATCAGTAGCAATAGTATCAGCAAAAAATTAGAACTAGAACTAATATGAACAATGCTATTAATACTAATAGGAATTTGTTTGTTGATCTCTCATTATGGTCAATGCACATTACATCCCGTCTTTATGATACCCATCTAGTAAAGCACTTACAGTGCCTAATGCTTTAGTGTTCAGAAGGTTGGATCACCTACTTCCCTCAAACAAAGATCAAAGGACAAAACCCAGTGTATGTACAATATGTATCCATCTCTAATGATCTATGCCACTGTAAGGGTAGAAAAGGAAAAGTCCACCAAATAGCTAACTTGAAACTCAGCCTTTAGAGCCAAACTTCTCCTCCTCAAGTCTTTCGCAAGTGATGTTACGAAAAAGAGTTCCTTACCCAAAGCATCATCTCCATTTTGCTTCTAAgactaccatttgttgaaaagtctaCCAAGCCATAATATGGACAAATCCTGGCCCACAAGCCCCAGATTATCAAATCAGCCCCTTCATAATGTCACGTCAGATGGCTTAATGCATGcatggtcagttgtgtctgactctgtgacccaatggactgtggccatccaggctcctctatccatggaatttcccaggcaagaatactggagtggactgccatttcctcttccaggggatctttccaattcatggatcaaacccatgtcttctgcatcttctgcattagcaggcagattctttatcactgtgtcaCCTGGAAATCTCAGATGGCTTAAAGGGGAAGGAAAGTAACCACGTCAACcccctctgctttttcttcttttaactaaCAGTTCCAACCACCATTACATGAGCCAAATTGGACACacacctgtttttctttctcatgcaGCTGCTGACGCTCTCTTGAACTTTGGCTTATCTCACCAGTAAGCATCTGTAGTCCTAATTTTACCCATGTACAGGAactttcttctcttgctttcttctcttGAATTCAGGGgtgcctttctctcttttttttaaatttcagagtgtttctcctttccctctttatgatttctttatcattttccttAACAACAatcccctttgcttttctttcctatttttctagAATGTTCTATTTCTCAGTCCTATTTGTTTCATTTCCACTTCACACTGGACATAACAGGTAGGCTCCAGACACGTTGTGTGTAAGcaaattacatttaaaacatattAGGGAATCTTATCAGGGCCCATCCGCAGAATCATGTGTACTGTGAACTGTCTTATAAATTGAACAAGCACTCCtacaatagagaaataaaaaggaaataaaagaagaagatataagacATGGATGGAGTCTTGAAAAAACAAGGTACTTTCAAATCAACTGTTGTTATTTGCAATGTTTTTTATGTCTTCATTTAGCTCCACAAGGCTACAATTTTCAAGGCACTTGTTCAATTAAGTTTCAACAATACAACCTTCTCTATTTTCACTCTCTGCATACTTCAAGAGTTATAAATAAAAGAAGGCATCTTTTCCTAGAGAGGATGGTATTCTGAAAACAGCATGGGATGTGGGGCCAGAGGACCACCCTGGGGCTGGGTGCCATCCTGgtttttccacttctatttgtGTCATCATTGCAAGTAACTTTGAAAAATGGCAATCcatatttattgagaaaattaaataaatctctctctctcttaacttTTCTTCATTAGTTTATTGGAAAGGTCTCTCCTTGGACACATTCAACCTTGAAGTCTCTATTTGTGGGCAATGGCATGGGAATGGCAGGCTTATCCTTGGATCTTGTAAAATTTGAGCAAGTTTTGTAACATCAACCCGAGTCTTTTCCGAGTGCTATGAggcattaaaaacattaaaacacattattattactttgtTCTAAGAGTTTTCTAGGAATTTCACAATTATCTTAATCTTAATATCATTGGAGGCACTCTGGGTGGGGGCTCGGGGGACTAAGTCTAGTGATCACCATGCTACAATACTCCTCGAGGCTTCTTCTATAAACTAATAATTCAGCCCAAACCTCTGCACTAATAACCTCATGTTTCAGCATCTCTGcctgatattttccttttcttctgcatATTACTGCAAAAGAGATGTAAATTAAGATTCTAGTCTTTTTATAATAATCTTTTATAGGCATGCATTTACTTAGCAATTTACCAAAATTTAccaaaaagtttttaatatttgctttcctACTAAATAAAGTTAACTATTGGTATCTCTATTCTACAAGTGGAGAAATCTGCAAGTTGATcacaataataagaaaaacaagaagtaaaTTCAGAATTAGATAAATTAGAACTACCTTCCATGCTTGAGTTTcctcaattataaaataaaaatagcacctACTTCACAGGATTATTGTGGGAGTTAAATGAGAAGCTCTTAGCAAAGTGCCTGGTATATCGCaagagctcagtaaatattatcatccattattattcttattataagaaaaaagataatatCACTTACTTATCAAGGACATTGCTAGAATTAAGTTAGACAGTCTTGCTTTCTGACCTCTCTCTTGGTCCATTCATCTGGCTCACCACTGAAGGATTAGTTTAATTAAAACTAGATCCTATATCTGCTACATAAAAGGTGATTTTATGCCACCTATCATTTATGacaaagtggctcagtcgtaaagaatccatttgcaatgcaggaggcgcggattagatccctgggttgggaagatcccctagtgaaggaaatgcaacccactccagctttcttggctgggaaatcccatggacagaggagcctggtaggctatagtccatggggtcgcaaaggagtcagacacaactttgcgactgagcatgcacgcaaacAGTTTTAACTTGAGGACAGGAACCGAgacatatttctttatatttattacaaTGATGAGCACAATGTCTTGAACATAACAGATTTTCAATACATACTTACAAAACATCATTACCATTAGCAAAGAGCACCACAATgttccaaggacaaaggaaatTGGATAAGGCTTCTTTGGGATTtggctttctttctttgggatttagctttctttctttgggatttagcCTACACAAATGTACAAGCAGAAGTTAAGAGCAGTGTTGCAAGTATAATTGCAAAGATGACAAATAACTGGCCAAAGAACAAAGCaggtacaacaacaacaaaaagtccaCAATTGAGAAATGATGTACAACATCTACTGTACTTATAGGATTTTTCTCCCATAAAAATCTCATATGTGCTTTAGAATTTTTCTACACTGTAACTCAATTCTAATGCAGGAAAGATTAAGAGCTTGCCAAAATTTGGGGATTTATGTAAACATCATGACATTGAAGAAACATGATACATGATAAAAGAATGTTGCAAACTCTTTACCAGTCTTCTGGGCCCGAGAAAGTGACAGTAATGAGTTGagaatttcacataaaaatgGAGGGGTAGAGTGTCAGCTCTCAGCCACAAAGGTCCTTTTAGTTATACGCTGGACACAGAAATAGGGCACTGTACCATTCCTTGCTAATGGGAACTAGAATCTAATGTTTGTTTACCCAAGTGGAAGTGGATATACTCTTCTGAGTCAGAGATGCAAAGGCAAGGAGCACAGAGTCTGGAGCCAGAAACCTGTAACCCACTATCTGTGTGAAAGTGTAaaagtttccacatctgtaaaatgggaatacttATAACTGGTTCACTGGGTTTTTAAGGAGTTGTAGAGTATAACAATGATACCCAAGGGCCaagtacatagtaggtgctcaacgaTTTTTATTCACACGGGACATACATGGAAGGGATTATAACAAACATTTAGAGTTTTTTAAAAGGCTAAAGTCTAATTTTGCCCTGTTCTTTAGGCTATATCATGGAAAAAACTTTTTGCATGGGTTTGGATAGCTGTTCATAAAACTGAGATCTAATCATAGGGATACATAATCTTTTTCAATGCTTTTATTTAGTGCCCTTCAACCAGGTGAAATGGGCCTCTCTAAAGAGACATCTCACAGATGAGAGAAGAGTCTGGCCAGGCGGCTAGCCCCAGAGCATTCTGCTAGTGACTGGCCAGGTGGAGACTCTGGCTCTACAGAGGCCCCAAACAAGCGCTGCGGAGAAAAGGAGAATTCACCCCTATGCAAGACCAAGTTAAGATTCCTCAATATCTTAATCACAGAAGGTCCGCTTTCGAGCCCCGAGTCACTCCCGTGGGTCTTGTCCAAGGCTAGAGGGGTGCCCGCTGCCCTTTCCACAAGCCACCCGCGCATCCTCCACTGAGCACGCCCACCATTCAGCAAGCTCAGTGGAGGATGAATCTGAGCGCCCCCCTCCACTCCATCTGACCTCCAACCCCAACCCGGCACCCTCCTGCGAACAGCCCGCCAGGACCTTGGTGAGGAGGGGTCGTCCCCCAATCCCCCTCCACGGGAGAAGCGAGGCCCGCAACCCCGGGGTCCCtggtgcccccaccccaccgAGCCCCGGTCACTCACCGCGCGCGTCGCCTGCCCGCGGGCCCGCTGCGGGGCGGCGCGGAGCCGGTGGCCGGGGTGCTGTGGGCCGCACGTGCCGCGCCGGCCGAGTGCGCTCCGGGCGCGGGTGTTCCGGCGCCTACCCCGCCGCCGGCCCGGGGGTGGGTGCTCCAGCGCCCGGGCGCGCGGGGACGCGAGGCGGGCGGGGCCCGGGCCGTGGCGGTGGCCCGGACAGTCGGCAGAGGGCAAGCGGCTGCGCGGTCAGCGGTGGAAGCCGGCCGGCGAGGCGCGGGTTCCTCCCGGGCGAGCTGTGTCCGTGCGTCCCGGAGCAAGGTAATTACCGCTCCACACCTCTGGTTCCCCTTCGGTACACGCGGGTAGGAAAGCCTGGCTCATCAGCCTGAGCGAGGGCTCACTGGGCTGGGGAGGTGAAGTAAGCGCCAGGGTGTGAAAGGCACCACAGAATCGTGTTCTTGCCACAGGAAAGCGGCACTTCGTTGACACGCTTTAGAGAACTTTCCTCAGAGATGTTCTTCCTCTGTGCTTGCCCAGCGCTTACGACACCCGCGGTTTCCAAACGGGGCTGTGTGAAAGACTGGATGTAGGAAGAAAATACTAGAACTTTCACTGGTGTTTGGTAACTAAAAAGTAAGGGGAAATGTACATTTAATAGTTGGCATGACCCCGACCCTAAATGGTCCCAtgatccatatatatatttttaaaacacttactTATTTGGCTGAATCATGCGGATCGTTAGTTGggccatgtgggatctaattccccctCCAAGAATCGGACCGGGCCCCCTACAGTGGGTACCTGGAGTCTGAGCCAGTGGACCATCAGGAAAATCCCATGTTCCATACGTTGTAAGTGGGGCTGTGAGGGAAGAGGGAAAACTGCCCAAAATGCAGAGGCGATGACAGAGGTGACTTTACTTATGACAATATTTCACTGAATCTAGGAATTCAACTGTAAGaccgtttttttgttttttttttttttatatatatactagGAAGAAATAGGGGcttggctcagaggttaaagcgtctgcctgcaatgcgggagacctgggttcgatccctgggtagggaagatcccctggagaaggaaatggcaacccactccagtattcttgcctggagaatcccatggacgcaggagcctggtgggctacagtccacagggttgcaaagagtcagacacgactgagtgacttaacttacttaggaagaaataaaaagaactgtCCCATAAAACTTATGACATAATGCTTCCTTGTCACTTAGAATATTTGTAATTacactcttatttttaaaacgcCCCTTTTAGGCTGATTAGACATATGTGTTTATTATCTGTCACTCTTGctcattcaaaaagaaaaaaataaatttgttaaaaatagtATTAAGATACCTTCACATTCAATGATCACACTCCTGATCACTTTTTGGGTTTCACCTGATATCATCCTCTGTGACATGAGTGTTGATATTGATATCATATCAACATATGGTATCTGTGTTGTGATATAAGAAAGCCACATTTCTTACAAGAACATCCTACTGTTATCCCTGGGATGTTCTTCCCTTCCTCTGAAACCAGTCCAGGCTCACTCAGCCTGTGCAAAGTTAACTACCTCACCATACTGTTTGGGTGGTAGGCATAAGACCAATTTTGGAGCTGTTAAATATGAAAAGTGTGCATCCTAGAATTGACAGTGTACAATTAGTTTTCTGAGACTGTGACATTGAAGTTTACACACTCCAACAATTTGTCTATgtgaatattttgataaaaaacAAACCCTTAAATTGTAGAATCTTAACATCACTGTGTAGTGAGATAGTGACTgtgaaaattatttgcaaaaagttaaaagaattcaattattattattaattttttaccaaagaaggcaaatattttaaacttgCATATCTTTCTGTAACGGTATGTCTCTTAGTAGTATGTTACCTAATAGActcttctggaaaaaaataaaaaacaaggttTGTTTGTCCCttcaaataaatatacattttcacACTGAGGGAGAAAGTGCtataaagagaaaatttgaaaacaaatatttcaaaatatcacCATTGTTGggggctttatttttttgctaaaaaTTATGTAACTTCATCTGTCACCTACAAAAAAGCGCTTTAAAATACTTACGAACAAGTATTTTATATCTTGTTTCAATCTTTCAATTGAGTGAGTGAATTTTGAACCCTTTgtttaaaagtatgaaaatagAGCAGCTTCTACTCAGTTTGAAAGGACAACTAATCAGTATTGGGGTAGTAAAATTATGGTAACCAAATGTTAATAATAGGCTTGTATAATTCATGAATtagcttctttttctcttatttttagtgagaagaaaggctttttattttgttaataaattatcaagatgtattttattctatctcattttaaaattatattttagtgtacattttacaatatatatgtTGTAACTGTGTATTTGCAAAatatacttatgtatatataaaatttataagttaatttaaaaaactgaacataTATTGGGGATATATGCTCAaatccatttaattttaaaagccatGCACggactaaaatatttaaaagccacTAGTCTATTAACCTCTAACTTCAGCATGTTACAAAATTGCTGAGTCAGACACAAGATGGTGTTCCAGTGCACTGAGCCATTTTCTGTAGGGGAACAGATGAGAGGTAATGGAGAAAGAACTTGAATTTGTTAAGCAGCAACACAAATTATGAGGAAACTTTAAGATGCAGGCAACAATGATAACCTTCATTGTTCTCTTTTCCCAAGAAGCAAATAAATCAGAAGATGGCTAATCTTACATAAGTATTATTAGAGAAATCATCTTCTTTTAAATCCATCAGTATATCATTCAATTAAATATATCCCTCAATTAAATATTGGAGGAAGGCTTGTGTTAATAGTTACTAATAACAGGGGTACTCCCCTCCTTCCTGAATCCTCCTTGTTACTATAAGCTCCACAAGTGCAAGGACCACATGTCTTATTTACTCCCTTATCTCCAGCACTTGGGACAGTGAGTGGTACAGAACAGgggctcaacaaatatttgttgagttgaACTGACTTGTTCTGGAGAAATCTCATTCCCTGTGACCAACCAGGCTTATAAGTGATGTTGAATCTTCAAATTtgcaacagaattttaaaaaaagaatagttggaaaattatatatagtagttgtttgtttgtttttttttagtaactCAGTGACCCTTCCACATGGAATCTAACCATCAGTCaatatctttctgttttatttcttcatttctcttccttttcttccttcttcttcttttactaTCTGGGGAGTTTCCCTAGTAGATACATGGTGGTTGTCTGTGGTTACCTGTCTagttagagaaaagaaaactttgcTTCTATATTTTCTGAGAACAAGCCCTAGATGATGAAGAAAGCCTGGTGACGCAAGAACCTGACATACAAACCAATTATCCATGTATGATGATTAGGATGATTTTTAAGTCTATAGATTTGAGGTGGCCATTTGTGTAGCTAGAGCTAGATGATACACTTGCAAATCAAAAGCTCAATTAAGTGAATAACCACAATGACAAATACTTTTCTAGGAAATACTAGTTCAGTTTCCATTTCTAGTATTTTTCCATTCCTTTAAATGTCTATTTTGGTTCATTGTTGATACCAAAAGTCCTGAAAATACTTACAGTGTGCTATGAATAACTGAGTGTCAtttgtcaataaatattgaaatggTTGCCAACATAGTGATTTAGTGCATCAGACAAATGTTGGCACCAGTTAAACTTGGTAAGAAGTTTCAgacatacatttttaaacttttattttaaggaGATTAGAATCTAAAATGAATTATTCATCCTTACTACTTCACTTCGCAAAGTtccatttctgaaagtttttGATTAGTTATCAATTTTACTCATCTGTCCAAAGTGATACATTTACAGGACCCAAATAAAACCCCTAAATATAATTGTACTGTCATCTGTTGAAAGGCTTACGTAAAACATTGTAGTGCAAAATACTTAATTAGTAATCCTCAAAGATTCTTAAAATGGAGAGTTGTAACTTTCCCACAACTGACATTCAGCAAGCACAGATGTTATTTATAGATGAACAAACCACATGAAAGATGCCATGTCTTGGATAGGAGCAATGCATTTTCAAGAGCTTTTTAGGTTGCCAGAAGCCttgttaaatggaaataaatatcaaaaagtaaaatgagaCATGGGACAAATTTAAAACACTGATAGCCACAGGGTCCCACACAACATAAATTTGATTCACAGTCTGACTCTGCTTTTCTCAACAGCTAAATCTAAGAGACATGATACACAGGATTGACAGATTCCATCATGTAATAACTTGTAACCTAGGCATCAGAAGCAGAACTTTTGTGGCTCAAGAGAAAGTGTATTGTAGGTTCTCCTAAAGAGGAGAGTGATTCACATAAAAGACAGGTTTCTCACAAACATTCCTACACAAAAATCACACAGTAGTTATTTAGGTTAGTTAgtttatcaattcagttcagttcagttcagttcagtcgctcagtcgtgtccaactctttgcgaccccatgaatcgcagcacgccaggcccccctatccatcaccaactcccggagtttactcaaactcatgtccatcgagtcgttgatgccatccagccatctcatcctctgtcatccccttctcctgcccccaatccctcccagcatcagggtcttttccaatgagtcaactcttcgcatgaggtggccaaagtattggagtttcagcttcagcatctgtcctcccaatgaacacccaggactgatctcctttaggatagactggttggatctccttgcagtccaagggactctcaagagttttctccaacaccacagttcaaaagcatcaattcttcagtgctcagctttcttcacagtccaactctcacatccatacatgaccactggaaaaaccatagccttgactagacggacctttgttggcaaagtaatgtctctgctttttaatatgctgtctaggttggtcataactttccttccaaggaataagcatcttttaatttcatggctgcaatcaccatctgcagtgattttgctcAATGAAAGTTCAGTGAAGGACATTCTGGAACATAGATGCTTGGTGAGcattaatattcttttttctgtatcagtcttttgttgtcgttgttcagtcactaggttctgtcctactctttgtgacctcatggactgcagcatgccaggctttcctgtccgtcagtatctcctggagcttgctcaaactcatgttcattgagtcagtgatgccatccaaccaccttatcttctgtcacctccttttcttcctgctctcaatctttcccagcatcaggatcttttccagtgaactggctcttcgcatcagggggtcaaaatattggagctttggcttcagcatcagtccttccaattaatattcagtgttgatttctttaggattgactggtttgatcttcttgcttcCATCTTTTAGGCTCCAAGTATCTCTTTGCTCTATGCTTCccatatataaaaaatactcTCTGATTTCTGAAGTGAGACAGCTTCCCATCCTGTCCCTTCAATGTATCCAGCTCAGAGCCAAGTTCTCTGGGTAGTGAGCAGTAGTGGCTGCCTCGTTGGCGATGACTTCTCTGGTCTACCACCTATAATCCCCGAATACATGTTACCTGCACCCCACTCCCTCACGTACAATATAAAGTGGTGGAACAGGAGCAATGAATGCTCcactttggaaaggaaaaaaaatgtgaaatgccAGAAGTTATTGGTCTGAAACATCGCTATCTGCTGGGTGATGTATTAACATTAGAGTTTTTGATTTTAGCCTACAGGACCTCTGTTAATACTGAGACAGAAAGAATCTCAATTAAGTATCCTTTGTTTTAAGTTAAACACAGTAGAGTAATAATAGGATAAATTAATAATTTGTCCTCTCCTCTCTAGTCTCTCCCCCTAAAGTAATAGTTTTGTGAGAATCTTTCCACATTTTTCCTCATGCCTATATAAATGTATGATAGGGCTTTTCTCTGCTTTAAACAAAAATTGAGTcagtctatctatctatcaatcttttgtttttctttaccaCATGGCATAAACTTTATTCCACAACATACATAATAgatctattcattttttaatagctACAAGTATTCCATACtatgtaaatttttcttttatttataggtattcagtttttttccagttttcctccAAGCAAAAATACAACATActcaccaaaataaaaatattcttaaatataaacATGTGCAAGTGTACAGTGCTTTTATTTGTGTGTAATAAAATCTCATGTGTGCCTTGTTGAATCAAAGGGTTTGAGCTTATTCACTGCAAAGGATTATGTCAGATTATTGTCCAAACTATAGTAATTATACTCCTACTGGCATACTGCATCATCACTAAGAGTGAACACTATCTATCTTCTGTAATTTTTATCAATGTAACAGATGAGAAATGGTATTTCATTGCTTTAAACCATATATCCTTGACTATGAACATCTTTCACGTGTCTGATAGTTTTTACAAATATGTACTAATAATTTATCTCAGCTTACCCTCAAATAATGTATAATGCATGCACTTTACAACAGTATACTTCTGTCTTCATATCTCTAGTGTCTTCCTTCAAAGTGATGAGAactattaagatttttaaaaataattttatttatttatttattggctgtgctgggtcttcgttgctgcctgggctttttctctagtctcagagagcaggggctactctctggttgtggggcagtggcttctcttgccgcAAAGCGCAGACTCTAGGGCACTCGagtttcaatagttgtggcacatgggataagtaattgcagctctcaggctctagagcaaggCTCAATAGctatggcacacgggcttagttgccctgtggcatgtgggaccttcctggaccagggattgaacctgtttctcctgcattggcaggcagattctttaccactgagccaccagggaagccctcaagatTTTTTTACTTAGAGCTATTAAGATTTACTtagcaatttttgttttttatttattttataactggcagtttgtaccttttgaccgcCTTCACCAATTTCACCCACCCTCCATCCTCTGCCTCTGTCAAATACCAGTCTGTTGTCTGTATTCATCAGTTCagtgtttgtttggttggtttttagattccatgtataagtgagatcatacagcattgtttttctctatttgacttattttacttagcatgcCCTTGAAGTCCGTCCACAGTGTTACTAATGGCAgtaattccttcatttttttttttttttaattccttcatttttatggctgaataatattacatgatattacatccagccacaggactggaaaaggtcagttttcattccaatccctaagaaagacaatgccaaagaacattcaaactactgcacaattgcactcatctcacatgctagcaaagaaatgctcaaaattctccaagctaggcttcagcagtacatgaaccaagaacttccacatgtttaagctgggtttagaaaaggcagaggaaccagaaatcaaattgccaacatccactggatcatagaaaaagcaagagaattccaggaaaacgtctgcttcattgactatgttaaagcctttgactgtgtacatcacaacaaactgtacaagattcctaaagagatgggaataccagatcaccttacctgcctcctgagaaatctgtatgcaggtcaagaatcagcagttagaaccagacatggaacaacggactggttccaaattgggaaaggagtttgtcaagcctgtatactgtcaagctgcttatttaacttatatgcagagtacatcatgtgaaatgctgggctggatgaagcacaagctggaatcaagattgccgggagaaacatcaataacttcagattcaataacttcagatatgcagt
This portion of the Cervus canadensis isolate Bull #8, Minnesota chromosome 2, ASM1932006v1, whole genome shotgun sequence genome encodes:
- the LOC122429020 gene encoding translation initiation factor IF-2-like, giving the protein MIPKGQKVRFRAPSHSRGSCPRLEGCPLPFPQATRASSTEHAHHSASSVEDESERPPPLHLTSNPNPAPSCEQPARTLVRRGRPPIPLHGRSEARNPGVPGAPTPPSPGHSPRASPARGPAAGRRGAGGRGAVGRTCRAGRVRSGRGCSGAYPAAGPGVGAPAPGRAGTRGGRGPGRGGGPDSRQRASGCAVSGGSRPARRGFLPGELCPCVPEQGMTSCESDLITDTV